One window of the Pseudomonas lurida genome contains the following:
- a CDS encoding bpX5 domain-containing protein yields the protein MSTPSQPWAWRSRQVPAQAQAAVAWGDAARRLHARLTLLAADHAARLQATANGDVLVVTGVPADLPWVDGVAYAAPSASSPGLWLPTSWEPDVPEDLLGHAMSARFKRAPLLVWRTPQAVIPLDRLLAVSPAHLQRIAAYWGATHATA from the coding sequence ATGAGCACGCCGAGCCAACCCTGGGCCTGGCGTTCGCGGCAGGTGCCCGCCCAGGCTCAAGCCGCGGTCGCCTGGGGCGATGCTGCGCGGCGTCTGCACGCTCGCCTTACGTTGCTTGCGGCCGACCATGCGGCACGGCTGCAAGCCACTGCCAATGGTGATGTGCTGGTGGTCACCGGCGTGCCGGCTGATCTGCCGTGGGTCGATGGCGTGGCGTACGCAGCCCCCAGCGCCAGTTCCCCAGGGCTCTGGTTGCCGACCAGTTGGGAACCGGATGTGCCAGAGGACTTGCTCGGCCATGCCATGTCGGCGCGCTTCAAGCGTGCGCCCTTGCTGGTGTGGCGTACCCCACAGGCCGTGATTCCGCTGGACCGTTTGCTGGCGGTTTCGCCAGCGCATCTGCAGCGTATCGCCGCGTATTGGGGAGCCACCCATGCAACTGCCTGA
- a CDS encoding AAA family ATPase, producing MIAQLQGAAAHIRHAVRAATEGLVGREQLAELIVLAAVAQEHILVIGPPGTAKSAVVRRVAQSMGGRYFEYLLGRFTEPSELFGAVDLKKLREGTVETDVSGMLPEADIVFLDEVFLGSTAILNTLLGVLNERRFRRGHTQVQCPLRVCVGAANGLPDDEALAAFGDRFLLHLFVESVPDNQLEAMLAGGWQSEQRPVQQLLGLAQLDTLGQALKHVDLSAVRPTLAQAIRRLREAGIQLSDRRIVKSQRLIAAAALLSGRLQASDADVWPLLYVLPTQATQQHGREVLRDLFAASSNSHLFSAVEEATLQPMSRLNRLLETAEDYLARTEPPTSTALEGLLREIDANFNSQTMPEPLQHARGQLTRLLTPAE from the coding sequence ATGATTGCTCAGTTGCAGGGCGCTGCCGCGCACATCCGTCATGCTGTGCGTGCCGCTACCGAAGGCTTGGTGGGGCGCGAGCAACTCGCCGAATTGATCGTACTGGCGGCCGTGGCCCAGGAGCACATCCTGGTGATCGGGCCACCCGGCACCGCTAAGAGCGCGGTGGTACGGCGTGTCGCGCAGTCCATGGGGGGGCGCTACTTTGAATACCTGCTCGGACGTTTCACCGAGCCCTCCGAACTGTTTGGCGCGGTAGACCTGAAAAAGCTGCGCGAAGGCACGGTGGAAACTGATGTCAGTGGCATGCTGCCGGAAGCCGATATCGTGTTTCTCGACGAAGTGTTCCTGGGTTCCACCGCGATCCTCAACACCTTGCTGGGCGTCCTCAACGAGCGCCGTTTCCGCCGTGGCCATACCCAGGTGCAATGCCCGCTGCGTGTGTGCGTGGGCGCGGCCAATGGCCTGCCGGACGATGAAGCACTGGCGGCGTTCGGCGACCGGTTCCTGTTGCACCTGTTTGTCGAGTCGGTGCCGGACAATCAGTTGGAAGCCATGCTGGCCGGCGGCTGGCAGTCGGAACAGCGCCCGGTGCAACAGTTGCTCGGCCTTGCGCAACTGGACACCCTCGGCCAGGCCCTGAAACACGTCGACCTGAGTGCGGTGCGCCCAACCCTGGCCCAGGCGATTCGCCGCCTGCGTGAAGCCGGCATCCAATTGTCGGACCGACGCATCGTCAAATCCCAGCGCCTGATTGCCGCCGCCGCATTGCTCAGTGGCCGGCTGCAAGCCAGTGACGCCGACGTGTGGCCGCTGCTGTATGTGTTGCCGACCCAGGCCACCCAGCAACACGGCCGTGAAGTGTTGCGCGATCTGTTTGCCGCCTCCAGCAACAGCCACCTGTTCAGCGCGGTGGAAGAGGCCACGCTGCAACCGATGTCACGCTTGAACCGCTTGCTGGAAACCGCCGAAGACTACCTGGCCCGCACCGAGCCGCCGACCAGTACCGCACTCGAAGGTCTGTTGCGCGAGATCGATGCCAATTTCAACAGCCAGACCATGCCCGAGCCGTTGCAGCACGCGCGGGGGCAACTCACCCGTCTGCTGACACCTGCCGAATGA
- a CDS encoding GFA family protein, with protein MQLEGSCHCGAVTFSLNSAHPYPYQRCYCSICRKTQGGGGYAINLAGDAQSLKVRGRKLISIYHARLKPEGASRAHVSTAQRHFCSQCGSALWLFSPEWPALIHPFASAIDTPLPVPPEHTHLMLGSKAPWVEVTLRKGDLQFDEYPEESIAQWHERHKCQC; from the coding sequence ATGCAGCTTGAAGGATCCTGCCATTGCGGCGCCGTGACGTTCAGCCTCAACAGTGCCCACCCCTACCCCTACCAGCGTTGCTACTGCTCGATCTGTCGAAAGACCCAGGGCGGTGGCGGTTATGCGATCAACCTGGCGGGCGATGCCCAGAGCTTGAAGGTCCGCGGGCGCAAACTCATTTCGATCTACCACGCCAGGCTCAAGCCCGAGGGCGCCAGCCGTGCCCACGTGAGTACGGCGCAACGGCACTTCTGTTCGCAGTGCGGCAGCGCCTTGTGGTTGTTCAGCCCAGAGTGGCCGGCGTTGATCCACCCGTTCGCCTCGGCCATCGACACGCCGTTGCCGGTGCCGCCGGAGCATACGCACCTGATGCTGGGGTCGAAGGCGCCATGGGTGGAGGTTACGCTGCGCAAAGGCGACCTGCAGTTCGATGAATACCCCGAAGAGTCCATCGCCCAGTGGCACGAGCGGCACAAGTGCCAGTGCTGA
- a CDS encoding protein-tyrosine phosphatase family protein: MAVINSTPRHKADAALAGAYAAALTTAAHNLPSPVTGGETIYPIPIDSTFGQWRKHLDALLASDDFKQWAHDNRVDLSKTIRIFPPSDATSGWIYAQGTHSAPNDAGAGDSRSARTAPRAFGARFSNGQSLPASWPLILQAAKTLAAGQLSVSVPSPLHSVLDTHAERPARLEELAAFYGEQVPDDHEALTQRANQLRQATTFPLPGASLSTAQFEMRSEAVLEQQQRAFGDIRNNTLLCQRLSTAITPPPTSTRATDLPPSFVDSPETPEQATRREKAWIAQLLESDSFTSEVDPSSWYFQDEQLAPGARVSLKRFITDKGWNVPQTKDDINNLIKSIQRGSLPSLPRGNLTGALGWTAALTPDEKKQLYSHVRFNNLNLPGLGAAHAPFNNNGGAFNYLTQNRQWSSSELNAAHEVVEDILSSPKARELEAALQRQMGVLGDASGSDMTLAAILLGLDTDRALGLSKRNEIAGFDLANKRFYGQPLSQIRQALTDHLAESERTPARMAPVAAYMLLSSAAPELLVKDIPVDVTYGSPTWASLKATVAFIEAKSPGSASLMRFADVVEYGAIEPISEDEHALLNEARRETVIDWALVHGVLPPSPTGRYSDEQLNTAQTTFCEVMSALQTISGDLTAPVPMLKDMALEELGTRYKHVPLELAVITNPQARTNNATNNDLLHTNTGPYSLLDLYIANQAPSPQEQNKWYSLREQVVPGRSVELLHTLPDIKFAHRLAVTEHQRGRERGLSNLTRHLISQLPVGDRAQLEYGKLDIFVEGEVIKHRVPIRSGTLNLDESTPRQAPGKRSLIIRSTLNHNARFYEFCPQQNYVRLRDDLDSGFVPGPQKAWVRERSPDTGGEKYSTTAITEFSMPESDNSKLGATPPPTGELAPASYTSARSQFLGELLARHTLGFVDLEQRVSATGHATRFDDEDEEFETHKEALLASLIVVNPIRNVINGDWLALASDVLFDGVMYVTTAGLGKAASVIKPLNGALAKTGKPFGRRLFAQTPHPPANRLTDNFNQRSPRKTGHHDLADLASRPDIAQGTYRKGLVELSTPATFNKPTGKWYAVDSKTNKAYGKPLEHFTPQGSARLDDALPGPQRSAMSPAQRTLDRALGRDNVIQMGGPMRDLKLIGNEVHTFTDTYKGTKRLNIVAHGVKRNWVDRITGDGTKIVMDNTLYDAPGLATLLRSRGVDPATFDNVRLLVCYSAEGRSRAFGRLFQREINRPVKAFEGTVSLTHGSTSVTDVRNKVRSDVLLSYPQATPADIEQATDILTEGLFNGKATPHIQKNHGQTIRVNIDAGNSAPHYEDLKISYLPRRFTR, encoded by the coding sequence ATGGCAGTCATCAACAGCACGCCACGGCACAAAGCCGATGCAGCATTGGCCGGCGCTTACGCTGCCGCGCTGACCACCGCTGCGCACAACCTGCCCTCACCCGTCACGGGAGGCGAGACCATTTACCCCATTCCCATCGACTCTACGTTCGGGCAATGGCGAAAGCACCTCGACGCCTTGTTGGCGAGTGACGATTTCAAGCAGTGGGCCCACGACAATCGTGTTGACCTGTCCAAGACCATTCGTATTTTCCCTCCAAGCGACGCCACTTCGGGTTGGATATACGCCCAGGGCACGCACTCTGCACCCAACGACGCGGGTGCAGGCGATTCGCGTAGCGCTCGCACGGCCCCACGCGCTTTCGGAGCACGCTTCAGCAACGGCCAATCGCTGCCTGCCTCGTGGCCTTTGATCCTGCAGGCAGCTAAAACGCTAGCGGCGGGCCAACTCTCAGTCTCTGTCCCTTCGCCCCTTCATTCCGTACTCGACACACACGCCGAGCGCCCCGCTCGACTCGAAGAACTTGCAGCCTTCTATGGCGAGCAAGTGCCTGATGACCATGAAGCGCTTACGCAACGCGCGAATCAGTTAAGACAAGCCACCACCTTCCCTCTACCCGGTGCATCACTCTCGACAGCGCAATTTGAAATGCGCTCCGAGGCCGTACTTGAACAGCAACAAAGGGCGTTCGGCGATATCCGTAACAACACCCTCCTGTGCCAGCGGTTGTCCACGGCGATCACACCACCGCCCACCTCAACCCGCGCAACGGACCTGCCTCCCTCTTTCGTCGACTCGCCAGAGACACCAGAACAGGCGACGCGAAGAGAAAAAGCCTGGATTGCACAACTGCTCGAAAGTGACTCATTCACGTCAGAGGTCGACCCTTCTTCCTGGTACTTTCAGGATGAGCAACTGGCGCCTGGGGCCCGCGTCAGCCTCAAACGGTTCATCACCGACAAGGGGTGGAACGTTCCGCAGACAAAAGACGACATCAACAACTTGATCAAGTCCATCCAACGAGGGTCATTGCCCTCGCTTCCCCGTGGAAATCTCACCGGAGCCCTGGGCTGGACGGCGGCACTGACGCCGGATGAAAAGAAGCAGCTCTACAGCCACGTCCGATTTAACAACCTCAACCTACCGGGGCTGGGCGCTGCGCATGCCCCGTTCAACAATAACGGCGGAGCATTCAACTACCTGACTCAAAACCGCCAGTGGTCATCCTCCGAGCTCAACGCTGCACATGAGGTTGTAGAGGACATACTCAGCTCGCCAAAAGCCAGGGAGCTGGAAGCGGCGTTGCAACGGCAGATGGGCGTCCTGGGCGATGCCAGCGGTTCTGACATGACGTTGGCGGCGATCCTGCTGGGGTTGGATACCGATAGGGCGCTGGGTTTGTCGAAGAGAAATGAAATTGCCGGTTTCGATCTGGCGAACAAACGCTTCTACGGGCAGCCGCTGAGTCAAATCAGGCAAGCGCTGACCGACCATCTGGCCGAGAGTGAGCGCACCCCTGCCAGGATGGCTCCCGTTGCAGCGTATATGCTGCTTTCAAGCGCCGCGCCGGAACTGTTGGTCAAGGATATCCCTGTCGACGTGACGTACGGCTCACCGACGTGGGCCAGCCTGAAGGCCACAGTGGCATTCATAGAGGCAAAGAGCCCTGGCAGCGCCTCACTCATGCGCTTCGCCGACGTGGTCGAGTACGGGGCAATCGAGCCGATTTCCGAAGACGAGCACGCGCTGCTGAATGAGGCCAGGCGGGAGACCGTCATCGATTGGGCGCTGGTGCATGGCGTGCTGCCGCCATCGCCAACGGGACGCTACTCCGACGAGCAATTGAATACCGCGCAGACAACCTTCTGCGAGGTGATGAGCGCGCTGCAAACCATTTCCGGGGATTTAACCGCACCCGTCCCGATGCTTAAAGACATGGCTTTGGAAGAACTGGGGACGCGCTACAAGCATGTTCCACTCGAGCTGGCCGTGATCACCAACCCCCAGGCAAGAACGAACAACGCAACCAACAACGACCTCTTACACACCAACACGGGCCCCTATTCGCTACTGGACCTTTACATCGCCAACCAGGCACCAAGCCCGCAAGAGCAGAACAAGTGGTATTCATTAAGAGAACAGGTCGTTCCGGGAAGATCGGTCGAACTGCTGCACACACTGCCTGATATCAAGTTCGCCCACCGCCTGGCAGTGACCGAGCATCAACGCGGCAGAGAAAGGGGGTTGAGCAACCTCACCAGGCATCTCATTTCGCAATTACCGGTGGGCGACAGAGCGCAACTGGAATATGGAAAACTTGATATTTTCGTTGAAGGCGAGGTCATCAAGCATCGCGTTCCAATCCGGTCCGGCACGCTCAACCTTGACGAATCAACGCCTAGGCAAGCGCCCGGCAAGCGCTCGTTGATCATCAGATCGACGCTCAACCATAACGCAAGATTTTATGAGTTTTGCCCACAGCAAAACTACGTGAGACTGCGCGATGATCTGGACAGCGGCTTCGTTCCAGGGCCGCAAAAAGCATGGGTAAGAGAACGCTCACCGGACACGGGGGGAGAAAAGTACTCCACCACGGCAATCACTGAATTCAGCATGCCTGAGAGCGACAACAGTAAGTTAGGGGCCACCCCACCGCCCACAGGCGAACTTGCCCCTGCCTCCTATACCAGCGCACGCAGCCAGTTTCTTGGCGAGCTGCTCGCCAGGCATACCCTCGGGTTCGTCGACCTCGAACAACGGGTGAGCGCAACTGGCCACGCAACACGCTTTGACGACGAAGATGAAGAGTTCGAGACCCATAAAGAGGCGCTTCTGGCCTCGTTGATCGTCGTCAATCCGATCAGGAATGTGATCAACGGTGACTGGCTTGCGCTGGCGTCCGACGTCCTGTTCGATGGGGTCATGTACGTCACGACCGCTGGCCTGGGCAAGGCTGCCAGCGTGATCAAGCCGTTGAATGGCGCACTTGCGAAAACCGGCAAGCCGTTCGGGCGGCGCCTGTTTGCACAAACACCCCATCCTCCCGCTAACCGACTGACCGATAATTTCAATCAGCGCTCGCCCCGAAAGACCGGGCACCATGACCTTGCCGATTTAGCCAGCCGACCGGATATCGCTCAGGGCACTTATAGAAAGGGCCTCGTCGAGCTGTCTACACCTGCCACCTTCAATAAACCAACTGGCAAGTGGTACGCGGTAGATTCAAAGACTAACAAGGCTTATGGAAAACCTCTTGAACACTTTACGCCACAGGGATCGGCACGCCTTGATGACGCACTGCCCGGCCCCCAGAGGAGCGCCATGAGCCCTGCGCAACGGACACTGGACAGAGCGCTGGGGCGCGACAACGTTATTCAGATGGGAGGGCCGATGCGCGATCTGAAACTGATTGGCAATGAAGTTCATACCTTCACCGATACCTACAAAGGAACGAAACGTCTCAATATCGTCGCACACGGTGTCAAACGAAATTGGGTCGATCGGATCACGGGGGACGGTACGAAAATCGTCATGGATAACACACTCTATGATGCGCCTGGGTTAGCGACGTTGCTGAGAAGCAGAGGTGTCGACCCTGCGACTTTCGATAACGTACGCCTTCTGGTTTGCTATTCCGCCGAAGGAAGAAGCAGAGCCTTTGGACGTCTCTTTCAAAGAGAAATAAATAGACCCGTCAAGGCGTTTGAAGGGACCGTCTCATTGACGCACGGCTCGACCTCCGTGACCGACGTACGGAATAAAGTACGCAGCGACGTGTTGCTGAGCTATCCACAGGCGACACCGGCCGATATTGAGCAAGCAACCGATATTTTGACGGAAGGATTATTCAATGGAAAAGCCACTCCACATATCCAAAAAAACCATGGGCAGACCATCAGGGTCAATATCGATGCGGGCAACAGTGCCCCTCATTATGAAGATCTGAAGATCAGCTACCTGCCACGACGATTCACTCGGTAG
- a CDS encoding ATP-binding protein, which produces MLRLYIRLYIILALGLAGAIWLVNYTFDELLPEANETYNREALRGPAYGLVEQLRPLPGDAREARLGELQPHYGLHLKLVQRDDLALSPREQQLLAAGKLVVRGDFMEFIANIDGGPQLLNIKLPEEPKWLYLWAYSLLGLSLAIVLYFWVRPHWRDLEHIRLAAQRFGDNDLGSRILLPRRSTVRELAGHFNQMAERIESLIANQRELTNAVSHELRTPIARLSFELDQLKQQTDPRQRSELITDMYADLGELEEMVSELLTYASLERGATQVTREPIEAHSWLDSVIGSVALEAEAAGIQLSLRTCEIDVIQIEPRFMARAVINLLRNAIRYAECRVEVSLLTFGNGYEVRVCDDGPGVPEEGRAKIFQPFMRLDASRDRRTGGFGLGLALVQRVSQWHGGQVQVLDSEWGGASFRMTWAYAES; this is translated from the coding sequence ATGCTGCGGCTCTATATCCGCCTGTACATCATCCTCGCGCTGGGCCTGGCAGGCGCGATCTGGTTGGTCAACTACACGTTTGACGAGTTGCTGCCCGAAGCCAATGAAACCTACAACCGCGAAGCCCTGCGTGGCCCCGCCTATGGCCTGGTGGAACAATTGCGGCCCTTGCCGGGCGACGCGCGCGAGGCACGGCTGGGCGAGCTGCAACCTCATTACGGCCTGCACCTCAAACTGGTGCAGCGCGATGACCTGGCGCTGAGCCCGCGCGAACAGCAACTGCTCGCCGCCGGAAAACTGGTGGTGCGCGGCGACTTCATGGAGTTCATCGCCAACATCGATGGCGGCCCGCAACTGCTGAATATCAAGCTGCCCGAAGAACCGAAATGGCTCTACCTGTGGGCCTACAGCCTGTTGGGGTTGAGCCTGGCGATCGTGCTGTATTTCTGGGTGCGTCCGCACTGGCGTGACCTGGAGCATATCCGCCTGGCGGCACAACGTTTCGGTGATAACGACCTCGGGTCACGCATCCTGCTGCCGCGCCGCTCCACCGTGCGCGAATTGGCAGGGCACTTCAACCAGATGGCCGAGCGCATCGAAAGCCTGATCGCCAACCAGCGAGAACTGACCAACGCCGTGTCGCACGAACTGCGTACGCCGATTGCACGCCTGTCGTTCGAGCTCGACCAACTCAAGCAGCAAACCGACCCGCGCCAACGCAGCGAATTGATCACTGACATGTATGCCGACCTGGGCGAGCTCGAAGAAATGGTCTCCGAACTGCTGACCTACGCCAGCCTCGAGCGCGGCGCCACCCAGGTCACACGCGAGCCCATCGAGGCTCACAGCTGGCTCGACAGTGTGATCGGCAGCGTGGCGCTGGAGGCCGAGGCGGCCGGTATCCAGCTGTCGTTGCGCACTTGCGAGATAGACGTTATCCAGATCGAGCCGCGCTTCATGGCACGTGCGGTGATCAACCTGCTGCGCAACGCCATCCGCTACGCCGAGTGCCGCGTGGAAGTGTCGTTGCTCACGTTCGGCAACGGCTATGAAGTGCGGGTGTGTGACGACGGGCCGGGTGTGCCGGAGGAAGGCCGCGCGAAGATTTTCCAACCCTTCATGCGCCTGGACGCCAGCCGCGACCGTCGCACCGGTGGCTTCGGCCTTGGCCTGGCGCTGGTGCAGCGGGTGTCGCAGTGGCACGGCGGCCAGGTGCAGGTGCTGGATTCGGAGTGGGGTGGCGCGTCGTTCAGGATGACGTGGGCGTACGCTGAGTCATAG
- a CDS encoding winged helix-turn-helix domain-containing protein produces MENLGLGKVLLVEDDEKLAGLIAHFLSQHGFEVRVEHRGDEALAAFLDFTPKIVVLDLMLPGQSGLHVCRGIRAVSDTPIVILTAKEDDLDHILGLESGADDYVIKPIKPPVLLARLRALQRRQAPEPTVRGSLAFGRLAIDRSCRVVSLGDDKIDLTTMEFELLWLLASHSGTILSRDDILNRMRGIAFDGLNRSVDVYISKLRSKLNDNPREPVCIKTIWGKGYLFNPFAWEF; encoded by the coding sequence ATGGAAAACCTGGGCTTGGGCAAGGTGTTGCTCGTTGAGGACGACGAAAAACTGGCAGGGCTGATCGCGCACTTTCTGTCACAGCATGGTTTCGAGGTGCGCGTGGAGCATCGGGGTGATGAGGCCCTGGCGGCGTTCCTGGACTTCACACCGAAGATCGTCGTACTTGACCTGATGCTGCCCGGCCAAAGTGGCCTGCATGTGTGCCGCGGGATCCGCGCGGTGTCCGACACGCCTATCGTGATCCTGACGGCCAAGGAAGACGACCTGGACCATATCCTCGGGCTGGAGTCCGGTGCCGACGACTATGTGATCAAGCCGATCAAGCCGCCGGTGCTACTGGCGCGCCTGCGCGCCCTGCAACGGCGACAGGCACCGGAACCAACGGTGCGCGGGTCGCTGGCTTTCGGGCGGCTGGCCATCGATCGCAGTTGCCGGGTGGTCAGCCTGGGCGATGACAAGATCGACCTCACCACCATGGAGTTCGAATTGCTGTGGTTGCTGGCCAGTCACTCGGGCACGATCCTGTCCCGCGATGACATCCTCAACCGCATGCGGGGCATCGCCTTCGACGGCCTCAACCGCAGTGTCGATGTGTACATCAGCAAACTGCGCAGCAAACTCAACGACAATCCCCGCGAACCGGTGTGCATCAAGACTATCTGGGGCAAGGGGTACCTGTTCAATCCGTTTGCGTGGGAGTTCTAG
- a CDS encoding class I adenylate-forming enzyme family protein codes for MYLYHDVIEKNAARHPEKCAIVIDAVRYSYATLQRRTTQIARLLVANGTRPGDRVALYSPICIDLIAAYLAVLRVGAITAATHPTYSREKLVYQLNHTGAKVLITQGVDALETLCQDSALERIVLIGTDEVSSPHSLSLDRGVMACEALAATLPDLQDDTRVTSIFYTSGSTFNPKGVVVNHRIMASATAAVTAYLDNTPDDVILSYSTLASDYGVYNTLMPLYFGGTTVIESQPPQTADDVLEVVKREGVTGLHVFPPIFFLLAKTQAHWQRQLPSLRYISSSGQPLYTRHIERIRRALPNVQLFSNYGLTECKRVSYLPPEEIDKRPTSVGKPLPGVSVFIVNENGEQLTQPDAIGELWVTSDYLMLEYWNMPQATDAAIKRNVFGTPRLYRTGDLFKRDDQGFLYYVARQDDVFARNIWNVNPREIEQCLASHPAVAQVVVVPVADESAGFLPKACVVLERDHDSSCEAALQAHCKRLMDWHMVPALWAFMDALPQTDSGKTTGKGLA; via the coding sequence ATGTATTTGTATCATGACGTTATCGAGAAAAACGCGGCCAGGCACCCGGAAAAGTGCGCCATCGTTATTGATGCAGTTCGTTACAGCTATGCAACGCTTCAGCGACGCACAACCCAAATTGCCCGACTTTTAGTCGCTAACGGTACCCGTCCGGGCGATCGTGTCGCCTTGTATTCGCCGATATGCATCGACCTGATCGCCGCCTACCTCGCAGTGCTGCGCGTGGGCGCAATTACAGCGGCCACACACCCGACTTACAGCCGGGAAAAACTGGTGTACCAGCTCAACCATACAGGGGCGAAGGTGCTGATCACCCAAGGCGTCGATGCGCTGGAAACACTGTGCCAGGATTCGGCGCTGGAGCGAATCGTGCTGATCGGAACCGATGAGGTATCGAGTCCACATAGCCTGTCCCTGGACCGCGGCGTCATGGCTTGCGAGGCCCTGGCGGCAACGCTTCCCGACTTGCAGGACGACACTCGCGTCACGTCGATTTTCTACACCTCCGGTTCCACCTTCAATCCGAAAGGCGTGGTCGTCAACCATCGCATCATGGCCTCGGCAACCGCCGCCGTTACGGCTTACCTGGACAATACCCCGGACGACGTGATCCTCAGCTATTCCACACTGGCCTCCGACTACGGGGTGTATAACACTCTGATGCCATTGTATTTCGGTGGCACCACGGTGATTGAAAGCCAGCCACCCCAGACGGCGGACGATGTGCTTGAAGTGGTTAAACGTGAGGGCGTCACCGGCCTGCATGTATTCCCACCGATATTTTTCCTCCTGGCGAAGACGCAAGCGCACTGGCAGCGGCAACTGCCCAGCCTGCGCTACATTTCCAGTAGTGGTCAGCCGTTATACACGCGCCATATAGAACGTATCCGCCGCGCACTGCCTAACGTTCAACTGTTCTCCAATTATGGCTTGACGGAGTGCAAGCGCGTTAGTTACTTGCCGCCTGAAGAAATTGACAAGCGACCCACTTCCGTTGGCAAACCTTTGCCGGGCGTCAGTGTATTTATCGTTAACGAAAACGGCGAACAACTTACACAACCGGATGCCATCGGCGAACTTTGGGTCACCAGCGATTACTTGATGCTTGAATATTGGAACATGCCGCAAGCCACTGACGCCGCGATAAAACGCAATGTGTTCGGCACGCCCAGGCTTTATCGCACGGGCGATCTCTTCAAGCGGGATGACCAAGGCTTTCTTTATTATGTAGCCCGTCAGGATGATGTGTTTGCGCGCAACATATGGAATGTGAATCCGCGAGAAATAGAGCAATGCCTGGCCTCTCACCCTGCCGTCGCCCAAGTGGTTGTGGTACCGGTAGCCGATGAGTCGGCGGGCTTTTTGCCTAAAGCCTGCGTCGTCCTGGAACGTGACCACGATTCCAGTTGCGAAGCCGCGCTGCAGGCGCATTGCAAACGGCTCATGGACTGGCACATGGTTCCTGCGCTGTGGGCATTCATGGACGCATTGCCCCAAACCGATTCCGGGAAGACCACCGGCAAAGGCTTGGCCTGA
- a CDS encoding class I SAM-dependent methyltransferase codes for MDPAHDEALNNSAMVKLAEHFHNLATGSTQVPSRPLTSHLRETIADIDVIAYHDRLVADAGPLFSHFLASVPYVLEELARVGVALTRLAHARRTHQGQRFSFFEVDAFDGSNGRALAHHARGLIQTLTCSPNRANQLAFDQFALPERSMFYPHSFFKVSPPLLSSAPYQRFAEGFDYLYETAAFQFYTQDRDAQLSHIKPLLKAGGLAFFLEKLNHTDPQEYRRREALKDDAFKTRYFTAEQIEWKRKQMLEQMQTGQVCRDDLVAALQRHFKHVYLLWNSTNFYEFVASDDQQHIEHFITLLGPVNQPGGFCFERASLGKQPHKEPLDA; via the coding sequence ATGGACCCTGCACACGACGAAGCCCTCAACAACAGTGCGATGGTGAAACTGGCCGAGCATTTTCACAACCTGGCCACCGGCTCGACCCAGGTGCCTTCCCGGCCGCTCACCAGCCACCTGCGCGAGACCATCGCCGATATCGATGTCATCGCCTATCACGACCGTTTAGTGGCAGATGCCGGCCCGCTGTTTTCGCACTTCCTGGCCAGCGTCCCGTATGTGCTTGAAGAGCTGGCCCGGGTGGGTGTTGCGCTGACCAGGCTTGCCCACGCACGCCGTACACACCAGGGGCAACGCTTCAGTTTTTTTGAAGTCGACGCGTTCGACGGTAGCAATGGTCGCGCACTGGCGCACCACGCTCGTGGCCTGATTCAAACCCTGACGTGCTCGCCCAATCGCGCCAATCAACTCGCATTTGACCAATTTGCGCTGCCTGAACGCTCGATGTTCTACCCACACTCGTTTTTCAAGGTCAGCCCACCACTGCTCAGCTCGGCACCCTATCAACGGTTCGCCGAGGGGTTCGACTACCTCTATGAAACCGCTGCATTCCAGTTCTACACCCAGGACCGCGACGCGCAGCTCAGTCACATCAAGCCCCTGCTCAAGGCAGGCGGCCTGGCGTTCTTCCTGGAAAAGCTCAATCACACCGACCCTCAAGAATATCGACGTCGTGAAGCGCTCAAGGATGACGCGTTCAAAACGCGCTATTTCACCGCCGAGCAAATCGAGTGGAAGCGCAAACAAATGCTGGAGCAGATGCAAACCGGACAAGTGTGCAGGGATGACCTGGTTGCAGCCCTTCAACGGCATTTCAAACACGTCTACCTGCTATGGAACAGCACCAACTTCTACGAGTTCGTCGCCTCGGACGATCAGCAGCACATTGAGCACTTCATCACGCTGCTCGGCCCGGTCAACCAA